The following coding sequences lie in one Arthrobacter sp. SLBN-122 genomic window:
- a CDS encoding DUF305 domain-containing protein: MNTTIKTLSIAAALAVSLGLAGCAADSGSGNSMPMDHGSSNPMGSSNPMASTMPSAGMMPSASADHNQADIMFAQMMIPHHAQAVEMSGIILAKPGMPSEVTELATRIKAAQAQEIEQMTGWLKGWNVPTMMSDHSGHGMTGMVDDAGIDKLKSATGTEAARLFLEQMIGHHEGAVDMAQQEISAGKFPDAVKLGHDIVDAQQAEITQMKQLLTTL, translated from the coding sequence ATGAACACCACTATCAAGACCCTGTCCATTGCCGCTGCCCTGGCCGTCTCCCTGGGCCTCGCCGGATGCGCCGCAGATTCCGGCTCCGGCAACAGCATGCCCATGGACCACGGCAGCTCCAACCCAATGGGCAGCTCCAACCCAATGGCCAGCACCATGCCAAGCGCCGGGATGATGCCCAGTGCCAGTGCCGACCATAACCAGGCGGACATCATGTTTGCGCAGATGATGATCCCGCACCACGCCCAGGCGGTGGAGATGAGCGGCATCATCCTGGCCAAACCCGGCATGCCCTCAGAGGTGACCGAACTGGCCACCAGGATCAAGGCGGCCCAGGCACAGGAGATCGAGCAGATGACCGGCTGGCTCAAGGGCTGGAACGTGCCCACCATGATGAGTGACCACTCCGGACACGGCATGACCGGCATGGTGGACGACGCCGGCATCGACAAGCTGAAGTCCGCCACCGGCACCGAGGCCGCCCGGCTGTTCCTCGAGCAGATGATCGGCCACCATGAGGGCGCCGTCGACATGGCACAGCAGGAAATCAGCGCCGGCAAATTCCCCGACGCCGTGAAGCTGGGCCACGACATCGTGGACGCGCAGCAGGCGGAAATCACGCAGATGAAGCAGCTGCTGACCACGCTCTAA